The following proteins are encoded in a genomic region of Hymenobacter siberiensis:
- a CDS encoding KpsF/GutQ family sugar-phosphate isomerase produces MPATIHSDNATTGAAPVAVDVLAIARQVLYEEADAVRAVADALAATPDFVACVQAILQLEGRVVVTGIGKSAHIAGKIVATLNSTGTPALFMHAADAIHGDLGMIQPQDFVIAISKSGDTPEIKVLVPLLRRKGVPLAALVSNADSYLAQQATYVLHAPVTKEACPNNLAPTTSTTAALALGDALAVCLLESRQFTAADFARLHPGGTLGKRLYLKVGDLSRQNQRPQVPADAPLREVLLEISGKRLGATAVLDAAGQLAGIITDGDLRRMLGSFSDLEKLNARDILTPQPATIDVEDFAAEALARMQQRNITQLVVTEDGQFAGFIHLHDLLREGLV; encoded by the coding sequence ATGCCTGCTACTATCCATTCTGATAATGCCACCACCGGGGCGGCCCCGGTTGCCGTCGATGTGCTGGCCATTGCCCGCCAGGTGCTGTACGAGGAGGCCGATGCCGTGCGCGCCGTGGCCGACGCCCTTGCTGCCACGCCCGATTTCGTGGCCTGCGTGCAGGCTATCCTGCAGCTGGAGGGCCGCGTGGTAGTCACGGGTATTGGCAAAAGCGCCCACATCGCGGGCAAAATCGTGGCCACGCTCAATAGCACTGGCACGCCGGCCCTGTTCATGCACGCCGCCGATGCCATTCATGGCGACCTGGGCATGATTCAGCCGCAGGACTTTGTCATTGCCATCAGCAAGAGCGGCGACACGCCCGAAATCAAGGTGCTGGTGCCGCTGCTGCGCCGCAAGGGCGTGCCGCTGGCCGCGCTCGTGAGCAATGCCGATTCCTACCTGGCCCAGCAAGCCACTTACGTGCTGCACGCCCCCGTTACTAAAGAGGCCTGCCCCAACAACCTCGCGCCCACTACCAGCACTACCGCTGCCCTGGCCCTGGGCGACGCCCTGGCCGTGTGCCTGCTCGAAAGTCGCCAGTTCACGGCCGCCGACTTTGCCCGCCTGCACCCCGGCGGCACCCTCGGCAAGCGCCTCTACCTGAAAGTGGGCGACCTGAGCCGCCAGAATCAGCGCCCCCAGGTGCCGGCCGATGCCCCGCTGCGGGAAGTGCTGCTCGAAATATCGGGCAAGCGCCTCGGGGCCACCGCCGTGCTCGATGCCGCCGGCCAGCTCGCGGGCATCATCACCGATGGCGACCTGCGCCGGATGCTGGGCAGCTTTTCGGACCTGGAAAAGCTCAATGCGCGGGACATTCTAACGCCCCAGCCCGCTACAATTGATGTGGAAGACTTTGCCGCCGAAGCCCTGGCCCGCATGCAGCAACGCAACATCACGCAACTGGTAGTGACGGAGGACGGACAGTTTGCCGGGTTCATTCATCTGCACGACCTGCTGCGCGAAGGGTTGGTTTGA
- a CDS encoding mannose-1-phosphate guanylyltransferase encodes MNSNYIVVMAGGIGSRFWPFSRTNHPKQFHDVLGTGRSMLQLTVDRFQGICPPENVFVVTNRDYVDLVQEHLPHLPADQILGEPIGRNTAPCIAYACYRIAQRDPQAIIIVTPADHAVQREDEFRRLIDIAVAAARASDVLITLGIQPSRPDTGYGYIQYMDDQSLPGGQLHKVKTFTEKPNLELARMFVDSGDFLWNSGLFVWRAEVIIDAFHHYLGDIAEVFDEGAEQLGTTEEEEFISRAYSRCRNISIDYGVMEKADNVYVLPADFGWSDVGTWDSLHRIGNHDENNNMVSGDVLLYDTTGCVIKTPADRLVVVQGLEDYIVAEYDNVLLICKRSEEQRVKDFVADVKAKKGGGYN; translated from the coding sequence ATGAATTCCAATTACATCGTTGTCATGGCTGGCGGTATTGGCAGCCGGTTCTGGCCGTTCAGCCGCACCAACCACCCCAAGCAGTTTCACGACGTGCTGGGCACGGGCCGCTCCATGCTCCAGCTCACCGTGGACCGCTTCCAGGGTATCTGCCCGCCCGAAAACGTGTTTGTGGTGACCAACCGCGACTACGTAGACTTGGTGCAGGAGCACCTGCCCCACCTGCCCGCCGACCAGATTCTGGGCGAGCCCATTGGCCGCAATACCGCGCCGTGCATTGCCTATGCCTGCTACCGCATTGCCCAGCGTGACCCGCAGGCTATCATCATCGTGACGCCCGCCGACCACGCCGTGCAGCGCGAAGACGAGTTTCGCCGCCTCATCGACATCGCCGTGGCGGCCGCCCGGGCCAGTGATGTGCTCATCACCCTCGGCATCCAGCCTTCCAGGCCCGATACCGGCTACGGCTACATCCAGTACATGGACGACCAGAGCCTGCCCGGCGGCCAGCTGCACAAGGTGAAAACCTTCACCGAAAAGCCCAATCTGGAGCTGGCCCGCATGTTCGTGGACAGCGGCGACTTTCTCTGGAACTCCGGCCTGTTTGTGTGGCGCGCCGAGGTCATCATCGATGCCTTCCACCACTATCTGGGCGACATTGCCGAGGTATTTGATGAAGGAGCCGAACAGCTGGGTACGACCGAGGAAGAGGAGTTCATCAGCCGGGCCTACTCGCGCTGCCGCAACATCAGTATCGACTACGGCGTGATGGAAAAGGCCGATAACGTGTACGTTCTGCCCGCCGATTTCGGCTGGAGCGACGTGGGCACCTGGGATTCGTTGCACCGCATCGGCAACCACGACGAAAACAACAACATGGTGAGCGGCGACGTGCTGCTCTACGATACGACCGGCTGCGTCATCAAAACCCCCGCCGACCGCCTCGTGGTAGTGCAGGGCCTGGAAGACTACATCGTGGCCGAGTACGACAACGTGCTGCTCATCTGCAAGCGCAGTGAGGAGCAGCGCGTGAAGGATTTCGTGGCCGATGTGAAGGCGAAGAAGGGCGGGGGGTATAACTAG
- the rlmB gene encoding 23S rRNA (guanosine(2251)-2'-O)-methyltransferase RlmB, which yields MENPTDRPDRPERPNRPARPVAGRRFYDGANRPVTPKQFRPDRGGAEFDDLPARPKGRGGSDNRDEAAGDRTGRSDRGESRPPYRERSESSERGSNAGGERPRYENRPAQAASIDMLFGLRPIQEALNAGRTLEKIFLLRGTKNSLVTDISAAARAAGIQVQLVPVEKLDNLTRKNHQGAVAFVSPIDYAPLDTIVTGLFEEGKVPFLLLLDRITDVRNFGAIARTAECLGVQAIVVPSRGAAQINGDALKTSAGALNILPVCRENNLHETIRFLQQSGITVVACTEKAEEAVGAAEIDFTGPVAILMGSEEDGISPDLLNLADVKLKVPMSGQIQSLNVGVAAGIMMFEVARQRVNQAE from the coding sequence ATGGAGAACCCCACTGACCGCCCTGACCGGCCCGAACGCCCCAACCGCCCTGCCCGCCCGGTAGCCGGCCGCCGCTTTTACGACGGCGCCAACCGCCCCGTCACCCCGAAACAGTTCCGCCCCGACCGTGGCGGCGCTGAATTTGACGACCTGCCCGCCCGTCCCAAAGGCCGCGGCGGCTCCGACAACCGCGACGAAGCCGCCGGCGACCGCACCGGCCGCTCCGACCGTGGCGAGTCGCGCCCACCCTACCGCGAGCGCAGCGAAAGCAGCGAGCGCGGCAGCAACGCCGGCGGCGAGCGCCCCCGCTACGAAAATCGCCCGGCCCAGGCAGCGAGCATCGACATGCTGTTTGGCCTGCGCCCAATTCAGGAAGCCCTGAACGCGGGCCGCACCCTAGAGAAGATTTTCCTACTGCGCGGCACCAAAAACAGTCTCGTAACGGACATTTCGGCGGCCGCCCGCGCCGCTGGCATCCAGGTGCAGCTGGTGCCCGTGGAGAAGCTCGACAACCTGACCCGCAAGAACCACCAGGGCGCGGTAGCCTTTGTATCGCCCATCGACTACGCGCCGCTCGATACCATCGTGACCGGCTTGTTTGAGGAAGGAAAAGTACCCTTCCTGCTGCTGCTCGACCGCATTACCGACGTGCGCAACTTCGGCGCCATTGCCCGCACGGCCGAGTGCCTGGGCGTGCAGGCCATCGTGGTGCCCAGCCGGGGCGCGGCCCAAATCAACGGCGACGCCCTGAAAACCAGTGCCGGCGCATTGAATATCCTGCCCGTGTGCCGCGAGAATAATCTGCACGAAACCATACGCTTCCTCCAGCAGTCCGGCATTACCGTCGTGGCCTGTACCGAGAAAGCCGAAGAAGCAGTAGGTGCCGCCGAAATTGACTTCACCGGCCCCGTAGCCATCCTCATGGGCTCAGAAGAAGACGGCATCTCGCCCGACCTCCTGAACTTGGCCGATGTGAAGCTGAAAGTGCCCATGAGCGGCCAGATTCAGAGCTTGAACGTGGGCGTGGCTGCTGGCATTATGATGTTTGAAGTGGCCCGGCAGCGCGTGAACCAAGCGGAGTAG
- a CDS encoding GWxTD domain-containing protein, protein MPVRLLLLVVLLLTAFAPLAPRPDYAGLYRDAPHLAVDTRREGDSLRLYLRLPAPARLGPGHPLRLAAWPSYEAKLPLWQDSIPRRQQHSHPEADGSRRLSFCIAAARVPAGAMLQLSTAPADTKDDYQEPATTAWLRLTESVLARPFVLTDSVGQPLARRYVRAGETFGVDSYGLMQPVRWKRYAVTPAPALPPMTSPAAMPAGPRLLPVLDSAEARPGEPLRFQEAGLYALKVGGAGGMPIRTLAVLVGANNYPALTTASELIEPLRYLTTSQERQRLTDAPDPKRAVDKFWLDIAQGNQRQGKELIRQFYGRVTAANRLFAAHKAGWLTDRGLLYVVLGPPPGVRRLFNGEERWFYSDGGLGGGPITYTFRPRPSTFAPDYYELVRRPEYELLWYAAVEKWRTPLTALTGPNAPTALPAR, encoded by the coding sequence ATGCCGGTTCGTTTGCTTCTATTGGTTGTATTGCTGCTCACGGCCTTCGCGCCGCTGGCCCCGCGTCCCGACTACGCCGGCCTCTACCGCGACGCTCCGCACCTGGCCGTGGACACCCGCCGCGAGGGCGACAGCCTGCGCCTCTACCTGCGCCTGCCGGCCCCCGCCCGCCTCGGGCCTGGCCACCCGCTACGCCTGGCCGCCTGGCCCAGCTACGAAGCTAAGCTGCCGCTGTGGCAGGATAGCATCCCGCGCCGCCAACAGCACTCGCACCCCGAGGCCGATGGCAGCCGGCGCCTCAGCTTCTGCATTGCGGCGGCCCGCGTGCCCGCCGGGGCCATGTTGCAGCTCAGCACCGCCCCCGCCGATACCAAAGACGACTACCAGGAGCCCGCCACCACCGCCTGGCTGCGCCTGACCGAATCCGTGCTGGCGCGGCCCTTCGTGCTCACCGATTCGGTGGGGCAGCCGCTGGCCCGCCGCTACGTGCGGGCCGGCGAAACCTTCGGCGTGGACAGCTACGGCCTGATGCAGCCCGTACGCTGGAAGCGCTACGCCGTGACGCCCGCGCCCGCCCTGCCGCCCATGACCAGCCCGGCCGCCATGCCCGCCGGCCCGCGCCTGCTGCCCGTGCTCGACTCGGCCGAGGCCCGGCCCGGCGAGCCGCTGCGCTTTCAGGAGGCCGGCCTGTACGCGCTGAAGGTGGGCGGCGCGGGCGGCATGCCCATCCGCACGCTGGCCGTGCTGGTGGGGGCTAATAATTATCCCGCCCTCACCACCGCCTCGGAGCTGATTGAGCCGCTGCGCTACCTCACCACCAGCCAGGAGCGCCAGCGCCTCACCGACGCGCCCGACCCTAAGCGGGCGGTGGATAAATTCTGGCTCGACATTGCCCAGGGCAACCAGCGGCAGGGCAAGGAATTGATTCGGCAGTTCTACGGCCGCGTGACGGCGGCCAACCGGCTTTTCGCGGCCCACAAGGCCGGCTGGCTCACCGATAGGGGCTTGCTGTACGTGGTGTTGGGGCCGCCGCCGGGCGTGCGGCGGCTGTTCAACGGCGAGGAACGGTGGTTTTATTCCGATGGCGGGCTGGGCGGCGGGCCCATCACCTACACCTTCCGGCCCCGGCCGAGTACCTTTGCCCCTGATTACTACGAATTGGTGCGCCGGCCCGAGTATGAGTTGCTCTGGTATGCCGCCGTTGAAAAATGGAGAACCCCACTGACCGCCCTGACCGGCCCGAACGCCCCAACCGCCCTGCCCGCCCGGTAG
- a CDS encoding protein O-mannosyl-transferase family, whose translation MRSFKSLNNLVGWLVFAIAFATYLLTLEPTASFWDCGEFIACSYKLLVPHPPGAPTFLLLGRLFSLFSFGDVTKVAVLINALSGLSSAFTVLFLFWIITRMARKMVLRDATGNSGLAAEAIEPSGYQSLLILSAGVVGALAFAFSDSFWFNAVEGEVYAMSALCTAAVVWIMLKWEAHSNEADSDKWLILIAYVIGLSIGVHLLNLLTLPALGFIYYYRRTANPSLKGGIIVMVVSMIIVGSILVGIIPGLPTLAGNFEVFFINTVGLPFNSGLFIFLIVFIGLIWFGFRLSFQRRSQLLNTAMLCFTFILIGYSSYLIVPIRSSFQPTINENDPEDVLSFVSYLKREQYGSRPLLYGPQFNAQPVDYAEGAPRYARDPKTNTYKEIMPRQQEPVYRDEDKMLLPRIYSYEPDQIANYKKWVDIQDGVKPTMGQNLGFLLRYQMGHMFWRYFMWNFVGRESDVQQAGVVTPFSPSAKALPPRIGESPAHNNFLALPLILGLIGLWFQSRRNSKDAWVTGLLFLMTGLAIVIYLNQPPREPRERDYTFTGATFAFAIWIGLGVLGLAELFGKVVKADGLRAGLALAVGLLIPGIMAAQGWDDHDRSDRYNSVDSAKNLLNSCAPNAILFTNGDNDTFPLWYAQEVEGVRTDVRVAVLSYLNTDWYIAQMKRRSYLSQPFPISMPAAAYAQGTNDMLPFAANPAVPSVNLKEFIELVKSNNPLLQVQYQENGPMMMSFPTPNFFLPIDTVAVKKLGIIPKGRENQLVSKMEWSMGKRAIEKKNLVILDMIATNNWKRPIYFSSTVAPSDYMNLQPYFQLEGMAYRLLPLKDPNYDPRSGDEGYVEKDLTYQRLLKDFSYRGLQNPKIFYDENNLRFPANYRDKFARLANAYLASNNVAKAKEVADKALELMPDAAIPYDYYSPQLVPALVAGGEKAKADQILDTMTQRSEQMLAYYATKADGSLFEDDQRGYLLGLQSVYRAAEMAGDKPRSEKALGLMNQYYPR comes from the coding sequence ATGCGCTCCTTTAAAAGCCTGAACAACCTCGTCGGCTGGCTCGTGTTTGCCATTGCCTTCGCTACCTACCTGCTCACCCTGGAGCCTACCGCTTCGTTCTGGGACTGCGGCGAGTTCATTGCCTGTTCCTACAAGCTGCTGGTGCCGCACCCTCCGGGGGCCCCCACGTTCCTGCTGCTGGGCCGCCTGTTCTCGCTGTTTTCATTTGGCGACGTGACCAAGGTGGCCGTGCTCATCAACGCCCTATCGGGCCTGAGCAGCGCCTTTACCGTCCTGTTTCTGTTCTGGATTATCACCCGCATGGCCCGCAAAATGGTGCTGCGCGATGCCACGGGCAACAGCGGCCTGGCGGCCGAAGCCATTGAGCCCAGCGGCTACCAAAGCCTGCTCATTCTGAGCGCGGGCGTGGTGGGCGCACTGGCCTTTGCCTTCTCCGATTCCTTCTGGTTCAATGCCGTGGAGGGCGAAGTTTACGCCATGTCGGCGCTGTGCACGGCAGCCGTGGTCTGGATTATGCTGAAGTGGGAGGCGCACTCCAACGAAGCCGATTCGGATAAGTGGCTCATTCTGATTGCCTACGTTATCGGCCTCAGCATCGGGGTTCACTTGCTGAACCTACTCACGCTGCCCGCCCTGGGCTTCATTTACTACTACCGCCGCACTGCTAATCCTTCGCTGAAGGGCGGCATCATCGTGATGGTGGTGAGCATGATTATCGTGGGGTCCATCCTGGTGGGCATCATTCCGGGCCTGCCCACGCTGGCCGGCAACTTCGAGGTGTTCTTCATCAACACCGTGGGTTTGCCCTTCAACTCGGGCCTGTTCATCTTCCTGATTGTGTTTATCGGGCTGATTTGGTTTGGCTTCCGCCTCTCTTTCCAGCGCCGCAGCCAGTTGCTGAACACGGCCATGCTGTGCTTCACGTTCATCCTGATTGGCTATTCGAGCTACCTGATTGTGCCGATTCGCAGCTCCTTTCAGCCCACCATCAACGAAAACGACCCCGAGGATGTGCTCTCCTTCGTGAGCTACCTCAAGCGCGAGCAGTACGGCTCGCGGCCCCTGCTCTACGGCCCGCAGTTCAACGCCCAGCCGGTAGACTACGCCGAGGGTGCCCCCCGCTACGCCCGCGACCCCAAGACCAATACCTACAAGGAGATTATGCCGCGCCAGCAGGAGCCGGTGTACCGCGACGAGGACAAGATGCTGCTGCCCCGCATCTACAGCTACGAGCCCGACCAGATTGCCAACTATAAGAAGTGGGTGGATATTCAGGACGGCGTGAAGCCCACCATGGGCCAGAACCTGGGCTTCCTGCTGCGCTACCAGATGGGCCACATGTTCTGGCGCTACTTCATGTGGAACTTCGTGGGGCGCGAGTCCGACGTGCAGCAGGCGGGCGTGGTTACGCCCTTCAGCCCCAGCGCGAAGGCGCTGCCCCCCCGCATCGGCGAGAGCCCGGCGCACAACAACTTTCTGGCCCTGCCGCTCATTCTGGGCCTCATCGGCCTGTGGTTCCAGAGCCGACGCAACAGCAAAGACGCCTGGGTGACCGGCCTGCTGTTTCTGATGACCGGCCTGGCCATTGTCATTTACCTCAACCAGCCGCCGCGCGAGCCGCGTGAGCGTGACTACACCTTCACCGGGGCCACCTTCGCCTTCGCCATCTGGATAGGCCTGGGCGTGCTGGGACTGGCCGAATTATTCGGCAAAGTGGTGAAGGCCGACGGCCTGCGGGCCGGCCTGGCCCTGGCCGTGGGCCTGCTGATTCCGGGCATCATGGCCGCGCAGGGCTGGGACGACCACGACCGCTCCGACCGCTACAACTCGGTGGACTCGGCCAAGAACCTGCTGAATAGCTGCGCTCCGAACGCCATCCTGTTCACCAACGGCGACAACGACACCTTCCCGCTCTGGTACGCCCAGGAGGTGGAAGGCGTGCGGACCGACGTGCGCGTGGCCGTGCTGAGCTACCTGAACACCGACTGGTACATTGCCCAGATGAAGCGCCGCTCCTACCTCTCGCAGCCCTTCCCCATCTCGATGCCGGCGGCAGCCTACGCCCAGGGCACCAACGACATGCTGCCCTTCGCCGCCAACCCGGCCGTGCCCAGCGTGAACCTCAAGGAATTTATTGAGCTGGTGAAGAGCAACAACCCGCTGCTGCAGGTGCAGTACCAGGAAAACGGCCCGATGATGATGAGCTTCCCGACGCCTAATTTCTTCCTGCCCATTGATACCGTGGCCGTGAAGAAGCTCGGCATCATCCCCAAAGGCCGCGAAAACCAGCTCGTGAGCAAGATGGAGTGGAGCATGGGCAAGCGCGCCATCGAGAAGAAAAACCTGGTGATTCTGGACATGATTGCCACCAATAACTGGAAGCGGCCCATCTACTTCAGCAGCACCGTAGCCCCGAGCGACTACATGAACCTGCAGCCCTACTTCCAGCTCGAAGGCATGGCTTACCGCCTGCTGCCCCTGAAGGACCCGAACTACGACCCCCGCTCCGGCGACGAAGGCTACGTGGAGAAAGACCTCACCTACCAGCGCCTGCTGAAGGATTTCAGCTACCGCGGCCTACAGAACCCGAAGATTTTCTACGACGAGAACAACCTGCGCTTCCCGGCCAACTACCGCGACAAGTTCGCCCGCCTGGCCAACGCCTACCTGGCGTCCAACAACGTGGCCAAGGCCAAGGAAGTGGCCGATAAAGCCTTGGAGCTGATGCCCGACGCCGCCATTCCCTACGACTACTACTCGCCCCAGCTGGTGCCCGCCCTGGTGGCAGGCGGCGAGAAAGCCAAAGCCGACCAGATTCTCGACACCATGACCCAGCGCTCGGAGCAGATGCTGGCCTACTACGCCACCAAAGCTGATGGCAGCCTGTTTGAGGACGACCAGCGCGGCTACCTCCTGGGCCTGCAAAGCGTGTACCGCGCGGCCGAAATGGCCGGCGACAAGCCCCGCAGCGAAAAAGCCCTGGGCCTGATGAACCAGTACTACCCGCGGTAA